One Gloeobacter morelensis MG652769 DNA window includes the following coding sequences:
- a CDS encoding Mo-dependent nitrogenase C-terminal domain-containing protein: MSPVRKLQQWLDAYVFTDKQTARLVCRLIPATCPFARRVRLFGRVIDIPPLCKINPVYEQLAHLRTRAVAYLDPDRSL, from the coding sequence ATGTCACCCGTGCGCAAGCTTCAGCAGTGGTTGGATGCCTACGTGTTCACCGACAAGCAGACGGCTCGACTGGTCTGCCGGCTCATCCCGGCGACTTGCCCCTTTGCCAGGCGGGTGCGCCTCTTCGGCAGGGTGATCGACATCCCGCCTTTGTGCAAAATCAACCCTGTCTACGAGCAACTGGCCCATCTGCGCACCCGGGCGGTAGCTTACCTCGACCCGGATCGCAGCCTCTGA